A portion of the Cryptomeria japonica chromosome 5, Sugi_1.0, whole genome shotgun sequence genome contains these proteins:
- the LOC131051420 gene encoding UDP-glycosyltransferase 86A1-like — MAPHVVVIPFPAQGQINPLIRLSQKLASQGITITFVNTDFNHFKIIKARNAHPGTLESPCLNIRFVQVSDGLPLDFNRMAMPVEAFNALMTTMRASAEDLLYKLLTQSCEPPVSCIIGSSFLIWSFDVAKKFELPFIAFWSQAVSVQVIYRHLSMIIDNGDFPPKGMIDYIPGLPLMHPQDFPSDIQSGDPSNPMHQVVLQQLPALEEAAWIISNTVYELESQANDVIKEKSPLFGPIGPLMPSTYFEGEGKQQDFFIENSRSLSLQAESNCLPWLDSKPKSSVLYVSFGSFAQISRVQAQEIARGLMESEQVFSSLHYQDMFL, encoded by the exons ATGGCTCCCCATGTTGTTGTAATCCCATTTCCAGCTCAGGGACAAATAAATCCCCTGATAAGACTCTCTCAGAAGCTTGCTTCTCAAGGCATTACTATAACCTTCGTAAATACAGACTTCAATCACTTCAAAATCATCAAAGCTCGCAACGCGCATCCTGGAACTCTAGAGAGCCCATGTTTAAATATTCGTTTTGTTCAAGTTTCAGATGGCTTGCCGCTTGATTTCAACCGAATGGCCATGCCAGTGGAAGCCTTCAATGCACTCATGACAACCATGAGAGCTTCTGCAGAAGATCTTCTTTACAAACTCTTAACACAGAGCTGTGAACCTCCGGTTTCGTGTATAATTGGCAGCTCATTTCTTATATGGTCCTTTGATGTTGCTAAGAAATTTGAGCTTCCATTTATAGCCTTCTGGTCACAGGCAGTGAGCGTTCAAGTCATCTACAGACATTTGTCAATGATTATTGACAATGGAGACTTTCCTCCCAAAG GCATGATAGACTACATTCCAGGTCTTCCCCTAATGCACCCCCAAGATTTCCCATCAGATATTCAATCAGGAGACCCATCAAACCCTATGCATCAGGTTGTTTTGCAACAGCTCCCTGCTCTGGAGGAAGCCGCCTGGATTATTAGCAACACAGTCTATGAACTAGAAAGCCAAGCAAACGATGTCATTAAAGAAAAATCTCCTCTTTTTGGCCCGATTGGTCCGTTAATGCCCTCAACTTACTTCGAAGGCGAAGGTAAACAACAGGATTTCTTCATAGAAAATTCCAGATCATTAAGCCTGCAGGCAGAATCTAATTGCTTACCATGGCTGGATTCAAAACCCAAAAGCTCTGTTTTGTATGTTTCGTTTGGAAGCTTTGCTCAAATATCTAGAGTTCAAGCGCAAGAGATAGCAAGAGGACTGATGGAAAGCGAGCAGGTATTCTCCAGCCTGCATTACCAAGATATGTTTTTGTAA
- the LOC131051443 gene encoding UDP-glycosyltransferase 86A1-like isoform X1 encodes MMQLSKTLAAKGLIVTFVTTYHWHAEITQANSCSSDPVLLEANKLGLHIRSAQISDGLPLNFDRSSKFYDFMQSVDNMGEALEELMNDLNKKEAPISCVIADTLLFWSLDVTKRFGIPWISFWTQPVAVYSIYHNFHLLRSHGHYPPKGIEELDDYIDYIPGVPNIQCKDLPSFLQLQDPNSDYVLDMLLKSYQSARRADWVLCNSFYELEAEAIKAMDAETPVLTVGPLLPSSYLDSHNPKDITVGTSFLTEYQPSEWLDSKPSESVIYVSFGSLVHVSKTQIEEIAMGLKESGQPFLWVLRPDIISSEISICLPDGFMETCKSQGLVVPWLPQLQVLSHPSIGGFFTHCGWNSVTESIALGVPMLGFPLWTEQYTNCKLMVDEWKIGLRLRGGHRDDKAIHREEISRAIRTLVASEEGKEMKNRIMALRDSARSAMKAGGSSQNNIEAFIEDLKFTVNVGNGSQTN; translated from the exons ATGATGCAACTCTCAAAAACTCTGGCCGCAAAAGGCCTCATTGTCACATTTGTTACAACGTATCATTGGCATGCTGAAATCACTCAAGCAAATTCCTGTTCAAGTGACCCTGTTCTATTGGAAGCAAATAAACTGGGTCTACATATTCGTTCTGCTCAAATCTCAGATGGTTTGCCCCTAAATTTTGACAGATCTTCCAAATTCTATGATTTTATGCAATCTGTTGATAACATGGGTGAAGCTCTAGAAGAGCTTATGAATGATCTGAACAAGAAAGAGGCCCCCATATCCTGTGTTATAGCTGATACACTTCTTTTCTGGTCACTAGATGTGACCAAGAGATTTGGGATTCCCTGGATTTCCTTTTGGACACAGCCTGTGGCTGTCTACTCAATCTACCACAACTTTCATCTGCTGAGGTCTCATGGTCATTACCCTCCTAAGGGCATTG AGGAGTTGGATGATTACATTGATTATATCCCTGGAGTTCCAAATATACAATGTAAAGACCTTCCATCATTTCTACAGCTTCAAGACCCCAATTCAGATTATGTGCTTGACATGCTCTTGAAGTCATATCAATCAGCTCGTCGAGCAGACTGGGTTCTCTGCAATTCTTTCTACGAGCTTGAAGCAGAGGCAATAAAAGCAATGGATGCAGAAACTCCAGTTTTGACTGTGGGTCCTCTACTTCCAAGCAGTTATCTAGACAGCCATAATCCCAAGGACATAACAGTGGGGACAAGCTTCTTGACTGAATATCAGCCCTCAGAATGGCTGGACTCTAAACCTTCTGAATCAGTCATATATGTTTCCTTTGGTAGTTTAGTTCATGTATCCAAAACTCAGATAGAAGAGATAGCCATGGGACTGAAAGAAAGTGGGCAGCCTTTCCTGTGGGTGCTTCGTCCAGATATAATATCTTCTGAGATCTCCATCTGCCTACCAGATGGCTTCATGGAGACCTGCAAAAGCCAGGGGCTGGTTGTTCCATGGTTGCCTCAGCTACAG GTATTATCCCACCCATCAATAGGTGGCTTCTTCACACATTGTGGATGGAACTCTGTTACTGAATCCATAGCTCTGGGTGTTCCAATGTTGGGTTTTCCTCTCTGGACAGAACAGTATACCAACTGCAAGCTAATGGTAGATGAATGGAAAATCGGGCTAAGATTGAGAGGTGGTCACAGAGATGATAAGGCGATTCACAGAGAAGAAATATCAAGGGCTATAAGAACATTGGTGGCAAGTGAAGAAGGAAAGGAGATGAAGAACCGGATCATGGCATTAAGAGATAGTGCAAGGAGTGCTATGAAGGCAGGAGGATCTTCTCAAAACAATATAGAGGCTTTCATTGAAGATTTAAAGTTCACTGTCAATGTAGGAAATGGAAGCCAGACTAATTGA
- the LOC131051443 gene encoding UDP-glycosyltransferase 86A1-like isoform X2, protein MMQLSKTLAAKGLIVTFVTTYHWHAEITQANSCSSDPVLLEANKLGLHIRSAQISDGLPLNFDRSSKFYDFMQSVDNMGEALEELMNDLNKKEAPISCVIADTLLFWSLDVTKRFGIPWISFWTQPVAVYSIYHNFHLLRSHGHYPPKGIEELDDYIDYIPGVPNIQCKDLPSFLQLQDPNSDYVLDMLLKSYQSARRADWVLCNSFYELEAEAIKAMDAETPVLTVGPLLPSSYLDSHNPKDITVGTSFLTEYQPSEWLDSKPSESVIYVSFGSLVHVSKTQIEEIAMGLKESGQPFLWVLRPDIISSEISICLPDGFMETCKSQGLVVPWLPQLQVASSHIVDGTLLLNP, encoded by the exons ATGATGCAACTCTCAAAAACTCTGGCCGCAAAAGGCCTCATTGTCACATTTGTTACAACGTATCATTGGCATGCTGAAATCACTCAAGCAAATTCCTGTTCAAGTGACCCTGTTCTATTGGAAGCAAATAAACTGGGTCTACATATTCGTTCTGCTCAAATCTCAGATGGTTTGCCCCTAAATTTTGACAGATCTTCCAAATTCTATGATTTTATGCAATCTGTTGATAACATGGGTGAAGCTCTAGAAGAGCTTATGAATGATCTGAACAAGAAAGAGGCCCCCATATCCTGTGTTATAGCTGATACACTTCTTTTCTGGTCACTAGATGTGACCAAGAGATTTGGGATTCCCTGGATTTCCTTTTGGACACAGCCTGTGGCTGTCTACTCAATCTACCACAACTTTCATCTGCTGAGGTCTCATGGTCATTACCCTCCTAAGGGCATTG AGGAGTTGGATGATTACATTGATTATATCCCTGGAGTTCCAAATATACAATGTAAAGACCTTCCATCATTTCTACAGCTTCAAGACCCCAATTCAGATTATGTGCTTGACATGCTCTTGAAGTCATATCAATCAGCTCGTCGAGCAGACTGGGTTCTCTGCAATTCTTTCTACGAGCTTGAAGCAGAGGCAATAAAAGCAATGGATGCAGAAACTCCAGTTTTGACTGTGGGTCCTCTACTTCCAAGCAGTTATCTAGACAGCCATAATCCCAAGGACATAACAGTGGGGACAAGCTTCTTGACTGAATATCAGCCCTCAGAATGGCTGGACTCTAAACCTTCTGAATCAGTCATATATGTTTCCTTTGGTAGTTTAGTTCATGTATCCAAAACTCAGATAGAAGAGATAGCCATGGGACTGAAAGAAAGTGGGCAGCCTTTCCTGTGGGTGCTTCGTCCAGATATAATATCTTCTGAGATCTCCATCTGCCTACCAGATGGCTTCATGGAGACCTGCAAAAGCCAGGGGCTGGTTGTTCCATGGTTGCCTCAGCTACAG GTGGCTTCTTCACACATTGTGGATGGAACTCTGTTACTGAATCCATAG
- the LOC131875853 gene encoding uncharacterized protein LOC131875853, protein MGDFNTPLQESEKFGGSQIQMDSKQDLLDFINDQCLIDLDLSGDTYTLTNRRVGDELIQVRLDRTLISTDWLYLYFCSLKAMSKVGSDHFPISFTAKPKGGRRRFSFRFEMMWLSYPSLHNCVKDWWDVKIDGTTLFSVAKKLRIVKEKIIKWNKEMFGDIFMLKSAPQVDLNIIKDKIQKEGYVGDNFARESDIVSKFHSIISREEIFRRQRLRSLWLNAGDRNTRFFHITTLKHKVANIIDRIISNGIKREDKISEDAVEFFDRLLKADSMLDLEAYNSLAKSTPRVLSIDQNRMLAAIPSNEEIKKVVFSFDGNKAPSLDGLPMFFFQNFWDIVESDVSSDVKEFFGARSLLKELNATFIVLIPKKKGANSLDAFWPINLCNSFNKSSLRS, encoded by the coding sequence ATGGGGGATTTTAATACTCCTCTTCAAGAATCTGAAAAGTTTGGAGGGTCCCAAATCCAGATGGATAGTAAACAGGACCTGCTTGACTTCATTAATGACCAGTGTCTCATTGATCTAGATCTCTCAGGAGATACATATACCTTGACTAATAGAAGGGTGGGGGATGAGCTTATTCAGGTTAGATTGGACCGTACCCTTATTTCTACAGATTGGCTATATCTTTATTTTTGTTCCTTAAAAGCTATGTCCAAAGTtggatctgaccattttcctataaGTTTTACTGCTAAACCTAAAGGAGGTAGAAGAAGGTTCTCATTTAGGTTTGAAATGATGTGGCTTTCTTATCCTAGTCTGCATAACTGTGTGAAGGACTGGTGGGATGTTAAAATTGATGGTACAACACTATTTAGTGTGGCCAAAAAGCTTAGAATTGTGAAGGAGAAGATTATAAAATGGAATAAGGAGATGTTTGGAGACATTTTCATGTTGAAATCTGCCCCTCAGGTGGATCTCAACATTATCAAAGATAAAATCCAAAAAGAAGGCTATGTTGGTGATAATTTTGCTAGAGAGAGTGacattgtttcaaaatttcatagtATTATTTCAAGAGAGGAAATCTTCAGGAGACAAAGATTGAGATCTTTATGGCTCAATGCTGGAGacagaaatactagattctttcacaTCACCACTCTTAAACACAAAGTTGCTAATATAATTGATCGCATTATTAGTAATGGTATTAAGCGTGAAGACAAGATTAGTGAAGAtgctgttgaattttttgataggcTTCTCAAGGCTGATTCTATGCTGGATCTGGAAGCCTATAATTCCTTGGCAAAGTCCACTCCGAGGGTGTTGTCTATTGATCAGAACCGGATGCTAGCTGCTATCCCCTCTAATGAGGAAATTAAGAAagttgtcttctcctttgatggtaacaaagctcctAGCTTGGATGGGCTCCCAATGTTTTTCTTTCAGAACTTTTGGGATATTGTTGAGAGTGATGTTTCCAGTgatgtcaaagaattctttggagcCAGATCTTTGCTTAAGGAACTTAATGCCACTTTTATTGTCCTCATTCCAAAAAAGAAGGGGGCTAACTCATTGGATGCTTTTTGGCCTATCAACCTATGCAATTCCTTTAATAAATCATCTCTAAGGTCTTGA